A part of Myxococcus landrumus genomic DNA contains:
- a CDS encoding Zn-ribbon domain-containing OB-fold protein → MSASGPQSQTSPAGAGVLTAPYTLEYTYRRSTGPLIGRFLAGLQEGRILGVRTRGGEVLVPPPEYAPGTGEALGELVEVASTGVVTTWAWVCEPRSRDPLSHPFAWALVRLDGASSAMLHVVDAGQAERMSTGMRVRVRWREARDGSIRDIACFEPCEATP, encoded by the coding sequence ATGAGCGCGAGCGGCCCGCAATCCCAGACGTCCCCTGCCGGGGCCGGTGTCCTCACCGCGCCCTACACGCTCGAGTACACCTATCGACGGAGCACGGGTCCGCTCATCGGGCGGTTCCTCGCGGGGCTCCAGGAGGGACGGATTCTGGGGGTGCGCACGCGCGGAGGTGAGGTGCTCGTGCCTCCACCTGAGTACGCCCCCGGTACGGGAGAAGCCCTGGGTGAGCTGGTCGAAGTGGCCTCGACGGGAGTGGTGACGACCTGGGCGTGGGTCTGTGAGCCGAGGAGCCGGGACCCGCTCTCGCATCCCTTCGCGTGGGCGCTGGTGCGCCTCGATGGGGCGAGCTCCGCGATGCTCCACGTCGTGGATGCGGGACAGGCGGAGAGGATGTCCACGGGGATGCGGGTCCGCGTGCGCTGGCGGGAGGCGCGAGACGGCTCCATCCGGGATATCGCGTGCTTCGAGCCGTGTGAGGCGACGCCATGA
- a CDS encoding acyl-CoA synthetase translates to MQGLNFWELAQRAPSHPAVIGPDGHVTSAGTLLRAANQLVHGLRARGLRRGDTLAVVLKNELAMLELFMAAWQAGWYLTPINTHLTAHEIAYILKDCEARAVFCCDRTADVTRKSLALLGRTEQDCFATCEIPGLESYAALKAHQPEDLPPERSAGATMTYTSGTAGQPKGVRRPLSPAPPERVGESFASFLGLFGITPGDGGVHLTTSPLYHTAVLNFCTNHLHFGHTVVLMDKWTAEGTLELIARHRVTTTHMVPTLFQRLLALPDDVKRQADVSSLRHVIHGAAPCSIEVKREMLGWWGHVIYEYYAATEGGGTLATPEQWLAHPGTVGRAWPMSSLLVLRDDGSACEPGEVGILYMRMGSHRFEYHKAREKTDSAWRGDFFTVGDAGYLDAEGFLYLCDRKSDFIISGGVNIYPAEIEMALSGHPKVADVAIFGIPDEDWGERIKAVIEPVPGVQPGPELVAELLAFCRERLASFKCPNSIDFTDALPRDPNGKLMKRKLRDPYWQAPRGAKGMPGSLQS, encoded by the coding sequence ATGCAAGGCCTCAACTTCTGGGAGCTCGCCCAGCGGGCCCCGTCGCATCCGGCGGTCATCGGGCCGGATGGACATGTCACCTCCGCGGGGACCCTTCTTCGCGCGGCGAATCAACTGGTCCACGGCCTCCGCGCGCGAGGACTCCGGCGGGGCGACACCCTCGCGGTGGTGCTGAAGAACGAGCTGGCCATGCTGGAGCTGTTCATGGCCGCCTGGCAGGCGGGTTGGTATCTCACCCCCATCAACACCCACCTCACCGCGCACGAAATCGCATACATCCTGAAGGACTGTGAGGCGCGGGCCGTCTTCTGCTGCGACCGCACGGCGGACGTCACCCGGAAGTCGCTGGCGTTGCTCGGACGGACGGAGCAGGACTGCTTCGCCACCTGCGAGATTCCGGGCCTGGAGTCCTACGCGGCGCTCAAGGCCCACCAGCCCGAGGACCTTCCACCCGAGCGCTCCGCGGGCGCCACGATGACCTATACCTCCGGCACGGCGGGCCAGCCCAAGGGCGTGCGGCGTCCCCTCTCCCCTGCTCCACCCGAGCGCGTCGGGGAGAGCTTCGCCTCGTTCCTGGGGTTGTTCGGGATTACCCCTGGAGACGGCGGGGTCCACCTCACCACGTCACCGCTGTACCACACGGCGGTCCTCAACTTCTGTACCAACCACTTGCACTTCGGCCACACCGTGGTGCTGATGGACAAGTGGACCGCCGAGGGCACACTCGAGCTCATCGCGCGTCATCGGGTGACCACGACGCACATGGTGCCCACGCTGTTCCAGCGGCTCCTCGCGCTGCCCGACGACGTGAAGCGCCAGGCCGATGTGTCCTCGCTCCGGCATGTCATCCACGGCGCCGCGCCCTGCTCCATCGAGGTGAAGCGGGAGATGCTCGGCTGGTGGGGCCATGTCATCTATGAGTACTACGCGGCGACCGAGGGCGGCGGCACGCTGGCCACCCCCGAGCAATGGCTCGCGCACCCGGGCACCGTGGGCAGGGCGTGGCCGATGTCGTCGCTGCTCGTGCTTCGCGATGATGGCTCCGCCTGTGAGCCGGGTGAGGTCGGCATCCTCTACATGCGGATGGGCTCGCACCGTTTCGAGTACCACAAGGCCCGCGAGAAGACGGACTCCGCCTGGCGCGGGGACTTCTTCACCGTGGGCGACGCGGGCTATCTGGACGCCGAGGGCTTCCTGTATCTCTGCGACCGCAAGAGCGACTTCATCATCTCCGGCGGCGTGAACATCTACCCCGCGGAAATCGAGATGGCGCTGAGCGGCCATCCAAAGGTCGCGGATGTCGCCATCTTCGGCATTCCAGATGAAGACTGGGGCGAGCGCATCAAGGCCGTCATCGAGCCGGTGCCCGGTGTGCAGCCCGGGCCGGAGCTCGTCGCCGAGCTGCTCGCGTTCTGCCGGGAGCGGCTCGCGTCGTTCAAGTGCCCCAACTCCATCGACTTCACCGACGCCCTGCCCCGAGACCCCAATGGCAAGCTGATGAAGCGGAAGCTGCGCGACCCGTATTGGCAAGCACCCCGCGGCGCCAAGGGAATGCCCGGTAGTCTCCAATCCTGA
- a CDS encoding DUF2169 family type VI secretion system accessory protein codes for MEVIHDTPFDARLMPILDKDGSEARVVVLKATYEMVSRGVLRIAEEQVPITTVDEHMGDPASSSVRHESDGAYFKPSTDVVVVGSVFAPKGRAVRSCLAGLAIGRTSKVVQVFGDRYWSCGLMKPMISEAKPFEETPICWERAFGGVDPWASPGKVGRWEPRNPIGTGFRVNLRAENIDGVMLPNFEDPGNLITSWKDKPSPQGLGFTGRGWMPRRQYSGTYDEAWRKYRMPIPPSDFDYRFFQGAPEGLVLPEILRGGEFVRALQFSKEGVDEFRVPRLNVCFHAVSKGRRVQLEGRLDTLVLQLASRRVILTWRGKYSVGLSEPADRVRVTTHDLK; via the coding sequence ATGGAGGTCATCCACGACACGCCGTTTGATGCTCGCCTCATGCCCATCCTTGATAAAGATGGTTCCGAGGCAAGAGTGGTCGTGCTCAAGGCAACCTATGAGATGGTTTCTCGGGGTGTGCTGCGTATCGCGGAGGAGCAGGTTCCCATAACTACGGTGGACGAGCACATGGGGGACCCTGCCAGTTCCTCGGTCCGTCATGAGTCGGATGGTGCCTACTTCAAGCCCTCCACGGATGTCGTCGTAGTCGGGTCGGTCTTCGCGCCAAAAGGGCGTGCTGTTCGAAGTTGTCTCGCGGGTCTCGCGATAGGGAGGACCTCGAAGGTGGTCCAGGTCTTCGGGGACAGGTACTGGAGTTGTGGCCTGATGAAGCCCATGATTTCGGAGGCGAAGCCCTTTGAAGAGACTCCCATCTGTTGGGAACGAGCTTTTGGGGGAGTGGACCCGTGGGCATCTCCTGGGAAAGTCGGAAGATGGGAGCCACGCAATCCCATTGGGACAGGCTTTCGCGTCAACTTGAGGGCTGAGAACATTGATGGAGTAATGCTTCCCAACTTTGAGGACCCCGGGAACCTCATCACCAGTTGGAAGGACAAGCCTTCTCCGCAAGGTCTTGGCTTCACGGGGCGTGGATGGATGCCCAGGCGCCAGTACTCGGGTACGTACGATGAAGCTTGGAGGAAGTACCGCATGCCCATTCCTCCCTCGGACTTCGACTATAGATTCTTCCAAGGTGCCCCCGAAGGACTTGTCCTCCCCGAGATACTCCGAGGTGGAGAGTTTGTGCGGGCACTCCAGTTTTCGAAGGAGGGGGTCGATGAGTTCCGAGTCCCACGGCTGAATGTTTGCTTCCACGCTGTCAGCAAGGGAAGGCGAGTCCAGCTTGAAGGGCGGCTCGATACGTTAGTGCTTCAACTCGCGAGCCGCAGGGTTATCCTGACATGGCGTGGAAAGTACTCCGTCGGGCTGAGCGAACCGGCGGACCGCGTCCGCGTGACCACACATGATCTCAAGTAG
- a CDS encoding DUF4150 domain-containing protein, which translates to MSVTVSVNAPETVVHESSMGVAQSQLDVCKMPTPGGPVPTPYPNLALSSQTAQGSKSVQCDGHSIMLKNSSFRMSSGDEPGSLGGIKSNGIKGKAEPVSYSFDVKVEGKNVVRRSDPMTQNSTNCI; encoded by the coding sequence ATGTCGGTAACTGTTTCCGTCAATGCACCAGAAACCGTTGTTCATGAATCGAGCATGGGAGTTGCGCAGAGCCAACTCGATGTCTGCAAGATGCCGACCCCCGGAGGGCCTGTCCCCACGCCCTATCCCAATCTGGCGCTCTCGTCGCAGACCGCGCAGGGGAGTAAGAGTGTCCAGTGCGATGGTCACTCTATCATGCTCAAGAACTCGTCCTTCAGGATGAGTTCGGGAGACGAGCCGGGCTCATTGGGAGGCATCAAGTCAAATGGCATCAAGGGCAAGGCAGAACCTGTAAGCTACTCCTTCGACGTCAAGGTGGAGGGAAAGAACGTGGTTCGACGATCTGACCCGATGACTCAAAATAGTACGAACTGCATTTGA